AGCAAATTACAAAATTTGACTTTGATCTTGTTTTAATTAGTTgagctattattatttatcttttagtttattttagggCCTACGACATTTAAGGGTTTATTTGGGCTacatttcatttctttattttgttatttttggtttttaatgtgttaaggCCTATTTATCAAGTTTGGGtccattaaatcaaattagggTTAGCTTTCTACTATATATACCAatagttaatattattttggagtttttcaaattttctctaAAGTTTCCGCATATTATGTGCTTTGTTTCTCTTTGTGTGGTTAAGTGATTCTCATATTAAGTTCTTGATTGGACTTGCAAACTCTTCAAAAGACTAATGAACTTTATTGTGATTTATTCAGCTaatagaaaaaaaggaagaagaaaattggTTTTGATAGGAAAAACTCTTAAAGTTGTTAAAAAATTGCATACAAAACAACAAATTGTGTTCATCTTTGTGACTTGAGAAATTaagcacatatatatataaataagaaaaagacaaaagaaagatagaaaaatcaaaatcacaatCTTTAAAGGgttcttgaagaagaaattcataaattttGGATCTTGCATGAACTAAGGTTTAGCTGAAAATTGTCTTGGAAATTATTAGTGATCTTGAttgatttctttcaaatttaggtaaaataaaattatcttgtatccatttctttagtttcttgatttcttgtatcgttttcttgattttcttgattttcttgattttcattgttttttaatgataattcttgcttttattttgtgtcttagtttttgttatttaatttgcATAAATTTCATTGCTACTCATAAGTTTATCCTCAAGTTTTTGAATAATTGTATAGACATCATATCCTTGGATTAGATAATATGCTTGATAAGTTGCATGGTTCTTCTATGTTTTCTAAAACTGATTCAAAAAATGGTTATCATTAAATTGGaatgaaagaaagagatgaatggaaaacaacatttaaaactaaatatggattgtatgaatggttagtaaCACCTTTTAGTTTGACTAACTCTCTTAGTACATTCATGAGGTTAATGAATTATGGTTTGAGatctttcattgaaaaaaaaattgttgtctattttgatgatatcttgatttatagaaAAAGATTATATGAGCATATTAATAGTTTAAGACATGTTCTTGAAATACTTACAAATGAAAGATTATATGTTAACCTAATTAAGTGTGATTTTTGTATGAAAAGAATTGTATTTTTAGGTTATGTTGTTAGTGCAAAGGGGATTGAAATGGATGAGGCAAAGATTAAGACTTTTCAAGAATGGCCTACACCTAAGACGGTAAGTAAGGTAAGAGGTTTTCatggtttaattagtttttataaaagatttGTTAAAGATTTTAGTACTATAGTTGCACCATTGACTGAAATTGTAAAGAAAATAGTATGATTTAAATGGGATGACGGTTAAGAAAACGCTTTTAACTTCCTAAAAGAAAGGTTGATTTTGGCTCCATTATTTGCTTTACCAAACTATACAAAAACTTTGGAGATTGAGTATGATACCCCAAGTATAGGAATTGGAACAATTTTAGTGCAAAAAAATGGCTCATAACCTATTTTAGTGAGAAGCTTAATGGAACAACTTTTAATTATCCAACATATGATAAAATGTTTTATGCATTGGTGAAGACCTTAGAGACTTTGCAGCATTATCTTTGGCCTAAAGAGTTTGTGATACATACGAACCATAAATCTTTAAAACACTTAGGTAAGTTGAATAGGCAACGTGCCAAGTGAATTGAATTCATTAAAATGTTCTCATATGTCATCAAGTACAACAAAGGTAAGGAAAAGATCATTCCAGATGTATGTTTTGAATGTATGTTTTTCTTAACGCCTTGAACACTAGACTTTTAGAATTTGAACATGTGAAAGAATTATATGTAAATGGACAATATGAGCATTTGACCTTTAATAAGTATTTTAGGcatgatgaatctttatttaaaGATACGAGATTATGTGTGCCAAAATATTTGTTGCGTGAATTACTTATGAGAGAAGTTTAGGAGGACAGTTTAAAGGGACATTTTAGGTGAGCTAAGACTTTAGATATGTTACATAAGCATTTTTACTAGCCTAATATGAAATAGGATGTTTAAAGAATATGTGATAGATGCATAGAATGTAAACAAACCAAGTCTAAAGTCATGCTTTTTGATTTGTATACACATTTACCAGTGCCTAAAGAACCTTGGGTTGATatatacttggattttttttagggttacCTAGGTCTAAGAAGGGTAAAGATTCAATATCTGGTGTTGtagatattttttctatgatgaTGCATTTTATATCAAGTAATAAAATTGATGATGCAACAAATATAGtgaatctttttatttgagaaatagTTCGGTTATATGGTGTTTCAAGGAGCATTATGTCTGATAAAGATATTAAATTTCTAAGATATTTTTAGAAAGTTTTATGGGGTAAGTTAGAAACTAAATTGTTAATTTCTAAGATGTTAACCAATCTAATACTTATCATCCATAGATAGATGGCCAAACAGAGAAGCTAAATAACTTGAACTTAATTGTTGAGAACTATTATCcaaaagaatcttaaaaattgAGAAGATTGTTTGTCATTCATTTAGTTTGTATATAATAAATTGTGCATTTTATAACAAAGTTTTCTCCTTTTAAAACTGTGTATAGTTTAAATCCTTTAACTCCATTGGATTTATTGCATTTACCTATTGATGAAAGAGTAAGTTTTGATGGGAATAGAAAAGCACAAGTTGTCAAAAATTTGCATACCAAGGTACAACAACATATTGAAATGATGAATGAGCAATATGTATTTAAAGCcaataaaggaataaaaaatatggtaCTTGAACCATGAGATTGGGTTGAGGTGCATATGAGGAAAGAGATATTCTTACTCAAAGGAGATCTAAGTTTATGCCAAGAGAAGATGAACCATTTCAAATTATTGAGAAGATCAATGATAGCGCCTACAAAATAGAATTGCCAAGTGAATATAGTATTAGTGCTACATTTAATGTATATGACCTTTCTTTGTTTAATGTAGGTGATAATTTGAGGGCAAATCATTTcgaggagagagagaatgatATGATCCCTAGCTTTAACATCAAGAGATCTATTAGAGGTTCTATTGGGTCCACTCACAAGATTTAAAGCAAAAAGGTTCATGGAAACAAttaatggacttcttcaagaaACATGGGCTAAGGTAGACTTTaagattatattaaataataaagaacaagccttgattaatttgaaTCATGTTCAAAAAGGACCTGTAAGGGAGCATacataaatagaatgttatatctttctttttatacatACAGTGGACAAAGAAAACTACGTTAGTTATAGAAACACCtgaaacacacaaaaaaaaaacttgcactTAAAGATATAACAATCTCtttctcttaaaatatttaGGAGATTTCTTACTGGAAGTTCGTGTGAATTATTATTAGAGACCAGATATTTAGATAACTTGTGCTTTGTGACAACTGATAAGTGCAAAACATACAtatgtttttattccttttacattatgcttttaatgtgttttaagCTTATTTGAGCTCATTGAAAGTAATTTTATGAGTTTCGCATGCCTAAAAAACTTGgtgaattaattattaaaagataagaaattttgcattttatattttggacCTTGGTTTTTCTAATAGTTTTTTCACCAAGTTCGAGTTACAAAATGAGAACATGGCTTAATAGAAGTTAAACTACACATATCCAGCTTTCCAAGAAGATATTATGGGTAGAAATCTAATCTCATCTGGATCTCTAATTAGACTTGTAAAATCGGGTCAGATTCCTACTCGCAAtataattgtttgattttacactagatattcaaatggaCATTTATTGAGCTTTAGATATTGAAATTAGGGGATTCAAAAGCACAAATTCATCTACACATCTAGGgatacaactttcatgaaggccTATAggtcaaataaaatcattttcaagaTGAAAATCTTGATGCAAGCTGGATGACGAGTTTTGTCTCCTAATCTAATGAGAAACTAACAAGATGGGAGTCTTATTGTTTAAAGAAAATGTGATGGGATCATATAGATATATTATCATAAAGGTTGCCTTTTaggatttaataaaaagaaggaGATCAATGtgacaaaaaagagagagaaaaaaatggttctttaccactaaaatttttaaaaagttcatcTATACTGCTGGAATTTTCATAGATCATGAACAACTAATTCTCAATTTTGGTTTAAGGGGAATAGACACCATACCCGTTATCAAATTATGAGAAGTAAcgttatcattataattttttcatatttaagtacttattttttttatttcaaaattatgttattaatttCTACTTAAGATAATTGATTTGTTTCGAGATGACATGTATactttctaatttcttttaatctGTAATTATTGTTAGAGACTAAAGTTAGaagcaaaagaattaatttgattgttgcAACTATCATCTTAATTTATTAGGGAAGAATAAGCTAAGTTAAATTGTCAAGCTTTTGAACGATTGCTTAGTATAAATTTGACAAACTTTGCTCTTAAAACTACTACCAAATAAATGAGAATTgcttttcattaataattttttttatggtaagaaattaattaaaaagttttgtCTAATTAATTTACTGATAGTCTCCTCAATTCCCCTTAATTTTAAgggatattaaatttatttgcatgacttgaacatttatttttacttcgataatcaataaatttataagaATGGTTTTATGGACCCTTTGAACTGAATTAACAAtatatcaatttcattttcaaaatttcgtttctttaattattcaaatccctctattttatttatttcagtttcttgtagtaagattaaataaattttgtctATGATAATTAAGTTAGGATTATATTTTGGAGGTTCTGATGATGACCGAACAACAACCCAACCTTGAAATAATTTCTCcaagtcaaataaaatattttattttcaggtaATCTTCATATAAATCCTAAACAACTCAAAATCTGTCTAACAGAATCTTTAAGATTCCAATAAAAGAATCAATCCATAacccttgatttttctttttagcatCATACAACaataattgaattataaataaatttgttaaagGGTGTAATATATTTATAGGATTTGTCTAAGATTTCCTTAGAACACCTGTTAAAAGATTACTTATCATGATTGGTTAAATGTTGATAGCATCATACAACCAATAATTAACTTGTCTGAACCAACAAATTAGCCTTTttccataaaatttatttcGTCTTCTTAGGTTGTTGGATTTGGGACACAGGCTTCTAAACTTCAACAACCTTACCTCCACGCATTCCTTGTGCACGATCTGCTTTTCGTTTGcagttatataaattatttcgtAAATTAAGACATAGTatataatgttttattattattattatatgaataaagattaaaattaaggCTACAAAACTTAAGGCATGCATATGGCATGGAGAAATCTCATCATGATTGAATGGTAAAAATTGATCAGTTGTGCAAAACATGACTTGCCAACTGTTCTAGACCAACAAAACAAGTTCCCAGTGATCATAAGTGCCAAGCATCTTTGCATGTCCAAGGAAATTATTTCCTCTACAAATTTAGCTAGCCAGCAGACATGATTGCTTGCTCTCACTAGCTACTAGCTTTTCATGGCTTCATGGGTTGAAGAGCTCCATTTTCCTCATGTAAACATCCCTATAACAATCGCCCATCTGCTTCCGGTATCACCTGCAGGGCCCATATCAGCTGCCCCAGGTGATAGCCTCTACCTCTCTAACCTTGACGACATCATTGGAGCTCGTGTTTTCACCCCAACTATTTATTTCTATCGATTCGATTTCTTGAATAATTCCACCCGAAAATCTGTCATGAAAACTCTATTCGATGCTTTGTCACATGTTTTAGTTCCTTACTACCCTTTATCAGGCAGGCTTAGAGAAACCAAGAATGGTAAGTTGGAGGTATTTTTTGAACAAGGACAAGGCGCACTCATGGTAGAGGCATACTCAGAGATGGCCTTGGATAAGCTAGGAGAACTTACAGTGCCGAATCCAGCATGGTCCCCATTGATTTTCAGGTTCCCAAACGAGGAACCCTACAAAATTCTTGACATGCCATTGCTTATAGCTCAGGTAACTCTCTTTAGCTGTGGTGGTTTTAGCCTGGGCTTAAGACTCTGCCACTGCATATGTGATGGTCTTGGTGCAATGCAATTCCTTCGTGCATGGGCTGCGACGGCGAAGTCAGGCACTTTGGTTACAAACCCTGACCCCTGTTGGAACAGGAAATTCTTCCAGCCTCGTAATCCACCTGTGGTTAAATACCCGCATATGGAATTTATGAAAATAGATGAAGGCTCAAGCCTAACAAGGAGTCTATGGCAAGAAAAGCCTGTGCAAAAGTGTTACCGCATTAGCCGAGAGTTTCAAGCACAATTGAAATATGTAGCAGCTCAAACAAATGATCAGAAGTTTTCCTACACAACATTTGATGCTATGGCAGCTCATGTTTGGAGGTCATGGGTGAAAGCGCTAGATGTAAAACCAGTGAACTATAAGCTTAGGCTTACTTTTTCAGTCAATGCTCGCAACAAGCTTAAGAACCCGCCATTGAAAGATGGTTTTTATGGCAATGTGGTCTGCCTAGCATGTGCAGTAAGCTCTGTGTATGAACTTATTACTAGACATCTCACAGAAACTGCTCATTTGGTTCACGATGCTAGGATTGGGGTGTCAGAGGAATACTTGAGATCAACAATCGATTATGTGGAAGTGGACAGGCCGACAAGGCTTGAATTTGGTGGGAAATTGACAATAACACAATGGACAAGGTTCTCAATATATGAATGTGCAGATTTTGGATGGGGAAGGCCTATTTATGCTGGTCCCATAGACTTGACCCCAACACCACAGGTATGTGTGTTCCTGCCGGAAGGGGAGGCGGATCCCAGTGACAGGATGGTGGTGTGCATATGCTTGCCTGAGTCAGCCACCGATAAATTTAAAGAGTTCTTGAGTTCCGTAGATCAATCAAGGGATGAGGATGTTGATAGGAACAATTAATTAAGCTGGAATAGCTAGCGATTTATCTGATTAATTCCAAAACTATAAAcacgtttttttttacttcaatttttcttctttcgttttctttctttctttttataaaaatactttaatctTAACAGCAGAGCCTTATGGGATAAATATAAGTCATGACACAATCCGGATCTAAAAAACCCCTATATATAAGTGGAGGGTTCATCAGAACAGAACAAATAAGAGTGATGGCAGTTGGACATCATCGTTTCGACATAGTTCTCTTCATGTACTACAATATTAGTCTTCACTTATCGTAATATATAAATGAGAAGCATGTAATTGGTTcgacaataatatatttataaaaaaaattcatgttacCGTTATACTAATTTAATCATatatacaaaatagaaaaaaaaatataaaaaaatatataaatgaccTTAGATTATCAAGGATATAATCATCATAAAATCATGACATAATATCAATAATGTTATCTAATAATACTTATTATTTCAACATGATCCCTAAATATTTTTGGTGGCCATCCTTTCATTAATGgatcaataataataagattagTGGTAAAGTGTTCAACTGACACTCCACActctgttttcttctttaacaacatagtatttttttaattatgtttttcacCCTTTCAATGCttgttgtttttaaagaagaaaacaaccATAGAATtaccacaatatttttttagtggctTGGAATAACTATGGATTACTCTAAGTCCTGAAATAAAGCTTTGCAACCTATTTGTTCGAACTATGATATCAAAGTATGCCATAAATTAAGCTTACATGAGATTTCTTCTCCAACTAAAAGGAACAAATATCATAATATAGATTTTATTGTATCCACATATCCAGTAAAATTCGAATATGAATATCCAACTATCTCAAGATGATCATATTTTCTATAAATGAGCTTGTAATCTTTTATTCCTTAcaagtattttaatactttttttacaACCTTCCAATGATCAAAACATGGATTACTTTGATACTTGCCTAGCATTCCATTAGTAAAATTGATGTCTAGCTTGGTACAAATCTAAGCTTACATTACGCAAACAATAATTAATGCATAAGGAATTTCTTCCATCTATTTACGTTCCAATTCATTCTTTGGGCATTACATAAGACTATGTTTATCTCTCTTTTGAATTGGAACGACATTTACTAAGCATTTATCCATTATCAACatctttaaaactttattgataTATTCCTTACGAGAAACTATAACAATTTTTGTAATCTATCCCGAAATATTTCTATCCCAAACTCATAATGTCTCTCTCCCATATCTTTCATATCTTTCATATCAAAGTTATTAAAGAGAAATTGATTAGTCTCATGTAGTAAACCAAGACCATTATTTGCAagcaatatattattaatttacaaaatcaattatataaacttGCTCCTACTAACCTTCAGATGCCTCGGTTTAGATAATCATCGTGTCAAACTTTTATCAACCAAATCTAATTATATCTTTCAtaagtttgttcttttttacATGAGTTCTAGGGTTCTTACCctttgagtttgcatcaatcgGTATCAAAGCAAGACTctagaatcaattttttaaagagCTAAAAATATGGGAACGAGAGgtaaaaggtgaaaaaaaattaacgataTCTTTcatatacttctcgttcgcgattCTTTATAATCGTTGGGTAGGGGTTTCATTCTAATAGTTTTGGTGTCTTGATTTATGTAATCATTGAGTCAAGATTTCATCAATCAAATCGTTGGTTCCAGGATTCTTACCTTTCGAGTTCACATCAAATGAGTTCTTTGATTCTTAGTTCTTGTTTCCTCATTAATAGGTATATTGTGTAGTTCAAGCACCTTCCATTTATCCttcatatttcatttagaaACAGCAATACTCTAGAGGTAATGAACTAAGGATAAATTGTACAAGGAAATTCTTATCAACATGCATCCCATGTATTTAAGTCTTGTAGtaacaattttcatttcaatgatAGATTCATGCATGGTACAAGAACCATCAAGCTTTATGGTGGTCAAAGTATCCATTAATGTCTCAGTAAGTGACATGTCAATAATTTAGGAATACTCTTCCATGAATTTAATAAGTTTCTTAGCACTTTTAGTTTTTGAGAAGAGCAGACttgatgtgaatttttttttttttttgtattttttgccTCACATTCCCATGGAGAGCCTTTATTGCCTATGCTTTTTCTATTTACATCAAGATTAACCCTTTTATCAATTGGTAAAGGAAACAAATCCAAATAGTCAAAGGATTAAAGCCATATACAATTTCAAAAGAATAGTAATCAGTAATAGAATGCACACTCCTATCATAAGCGAATTCAATAAATGATATACAATcctcttaatttttcaatttattttgaatgatagttcttaataatatagttaaaattCTATTAACTATTTCAGTTGATCATTTGTTTGTGGAtgataaatagaagaaaataacaattttattccCAATTTCCCCCACAAACCTTCCCAAAGTAGCTAAAAATTTGAACACCATGGTCAAACACAATTCTCTTAGGTGCCCCATGGAGTCGAACAATctccctaaaaaataaatccactaGGTTAGTTGCATCTTCAgttttataacaaaatataaaatgtgtcatcttagaaaacCTATCCATAACTACAAAAATAGAATCCCTATCCCTTTTTGACCTAGGCAAACCTAGCACAAAATCCATAGATATATTAACCTATGGTTTCTTAGGCACtagcaaataattatataaatcatgaGGTAAAACTTTAAACTTAGCTTGTCTACTTGTCTACTTGTTATGCATCTATCATAAAATTCTTTACATATCTCTTTTCATCTTAGGCTAATAAAAATACTCATGCAAAACATCTAAAGTCTTAGCAATCTCAAAGTACCACATGAATCCGCACCCATGAGCTTCACAAACTATCAATTCATGCATAAAATAATTAGGTATatacaatcttttttattttaattaatatccaaGAAATACAATCTTTTTCATGTAAAAGTCAaactttttttagattaacatgTAAACATTCCTTTCACAAAACAACCAATTTATTCCTTAAATGTTCAACATGCTCCTCTAAATTATTTCTATAAATCAGAATAAACCACAATAAACAtacttataaaatcataaacataTCAGAAAAATAATCATTCTTAATCTCACTcctttttgcataaaaattatgtttctatATTTccccatataatttttttctccaccTCCCTTTCTTCTCATCTCTCTTGATCGAATCCCATTAATTCCTATTTTGGCTAATTTTAACCTTCTTCTTTCTTGGTTcactttattttcactcttcctCATATCTCGTATGGTTGATCTTTTTCTTTAGCTTTGCTttctcctttcaatttcaattggtCTTCATATGCTTCTCTCAAAGATAATGTTAGAAGTGTGAATGTCTTTTCATCCTTCTTAAGAGAATACATGTTCTTATACCCATCATGTTTGACTTTCCTATCAAATTATCAATGCCTCTTAACCAATAAATGAGTAGCATGCATAGGCTTAACATCACACTAACACCTCATCCTAAACCAAAACTTGCTTAGTAACTCTCTCTTCTCCACAATCATTAAACCATTGAAGTATATAAGGCTTTTCATGTTGAATAGTGTTCAGATTTCAATTTTCTAACAAGTACAGTACTAGCAATATTAGCAC
The Populus nigra chromosome 3, ddPopNigr1.1, whole genome shotgun sequence genome window above contains:
- the LOC133688887 gene encoding omega-hydroxypalmitate O-feruloyl transferase, producing MASWVEELHFPHVNIPITIAHLLPVSPAGPISAAPGDSLYLSNLDDIIGARVFTPTIYFYRFDFLNNSTRKSVMKTLFDALSHVLVPYYPLSGRLRETKNGKLEVFFEQGQGALMVEAYSEMALDKLGELTVPNPAWSPLIFRFPNEEPYKILDMPLLIAQVTLFSCGGFSLGLRLCHCICDGLGAMQFLRAWAATAKSGTLVTNPDPCWNRKFFQPRNPPVVKYPHMEFMKIDEGSSLTRSLWQEKPVQKCYRISREFQAQLKYVAAQTNDQKFSYTTFDAMAAHVWRSWVKALDVKPVNYKLRLTFSVNARNKLKNPPLKDGFYGNVVCLACAVSSVYELITRHLTETAHLVHDARIGVSEEYLRSTIDYVEVDRPTRLEFGGKLTITQWTRFSIYECADFGWGRPIYAGPIDLTPTPQVCVFLPEGEADPSDRMVVCICLPESATDKFKEFLSSVDQSRDEDVDRNN